In one window of Solanum pennellii chromosome 2, SPENNV200 DNA:
- the LOC107010738 gene encoding uncharacterized protein LOC107010738 yields MVFQKEYLDLLLVPSGLFIMFTYHLYLLYRYLTIPHTTIMGFENNDKRAWVERIMQASDMKIIDTALNVLGSNNSAATFLATVSLSLSSLIGAWMANNTLFTSVLIYGDTRPETMSIKFITLLIFFLMAFACFVQSSRCFIHANYLITTPDTDIPISYVELAVIRGGEFWSLGLRSLYFATTMLLWFFGPIPMFVTSIGMIIFLHHLDKNTKQLHDHRASRTRKQVHRRAEEATNRATLL; encoded by the exons atggttttccAAAAAGAGTACCTTGATTTGTTGTTGGTCCCAAGTGGGCTCTTCATCATGTTCACTTATCATCTCTATTTGCTCTATAGATACCTTACTATCCCTCACACCACTATAATGGGCTTTGAAAACAATGACAAGAGAGCTTGGGTTGAAAGAATCATGCAG GCTTCAGATATGAAAATTATAGATACAGCTCTAAATGTTTTAGGATCTAATAACAGTGCTGCAACATTCTTAGCAACAGTTTCATTATCATTGAGTTCTCTCATTGGAGCCTGGATGGCTAACAACACTCTTTTCACTAGCGTACTAATTTATGGTGACACAAGGCCAGAAACAATGTCAATCAAGTTCATAACTCTACTGATCTTCTTCTTGATGGCTTTTGCATGTTTTGTACAATCATCTAGATGCTTCATTCATGCAAATTACTTAATCACAACACCAGATACTGATATACCAATTAGTTATGTTGAATTGGCTGTTATAAGAGGAGGTGAGTTTTGGTCACTTGGGCTTAGATCACTTTATTTTGCAACTACTATGCTCCTATGGTTTTTTGGTCCAATTCCCATGTTTGTTACTTCAATTGGGATGATTATTTTCCTCCATCACCTTGACAAAAACACGAAGCAATTGCACGATCATCGCGCTTCTAGAACAAGAAAACAGGTTCACAGGAG